One Vallitalea pronyensis genomic region harbors:
- the recF gene encoding DNA replication/repair protein RecF (All proteins in this family for which functions are known are DNA-binding proteins that assist the filamentation of RecA onto DNA for the initiation of recombination or recombinational repair.): MFIKTLSLKDYRNYEEGVIHFSEGINILFGKNAQGKTNVLEAIYLCATSRSHRTSSDKELIRLGEEATHVKLTVNKHDVDEDIDIHIRKNNRKGIAINKIPIKKLNELMGLLHVIIFSPEDLGLIKNGPKERRRFINIELCQLDHLYYYHLQQYHKVLKQRNNLLKNVKNFQEIDQTISIWDDQLIGHGIKIIEKREAFLHDLNHIIQKIHGDISGGTEQLEMIYEKNVTMDGFKERLSQQLKKDIKFGSTSVGPHRDDMMFLVNGIDIRKYGSQGQQRTAALSLKLSEIQLVMDQIDDTPVLLLDDVLSELDQHRQQYLMHTLNHIQTIITCTGIEDYIKNRVQIGKLYEVTDGHVRLYT, encoded by the coding sequence ATGTTTATTAAGACATTATCATTAAAAGATTATCGCAATTATGAGGAAGGTGTTATCCATTTTTCAGAGGGGATTAACATCTTGTTTGGCAAGAATGCTCAAGGGAAAACCAATGTCTTAGAAGCCATATACCTGTGTGCAACTTCCAGGTCCCATCGGACAAGTAGTGATAAAGAACTTATACGATTGGGGGAAGAAGCTACCCATGTCAAATTGACTGTGAATAAACACGACGTGGATGAAGACATTGATATCCACATTCGGAAAAATAACCGAAAAGGCATTGCCATTAACAAAATACCTATTAAAAAGTTAAACGAATTAATGGGTTTACTTCATGTGATTATTTTTTCGCCAGAGGACCTTGGTCTCATTAAAAATGGTCCAAAAGAGCGAAGACGTTTTATCAACATTGAACTGTGCCAATTAGACCATCTGTATTATTACCACCTGCAGCAATACCACAAGGTACTTAAACAAAGAAATAATTTACTAAAAAATGTGAAAAATTTCCAAGAAATTGACCAAACTATAAGTATATGGGATGATCAATTGATTGGTCATGGTATCAAAATCATTGAAAAACGAGAAGCTTTCTTACACGATTTAAACCACATCATACAAAAGATACACGGTGATATATCGGGTGGGACAGAACAGCTTGAGATGATTTATGAGAAAAATGTAACCATGGATGGGTTTAAAGAGAGACTGTCCCAACAATTAAAAAAAGACATTAAGTTTGGTTCCACCAGTGTAGGACCTCATCGGGACGATATGATGTTTTTAGTCAATGGCATTGATATACGTAAATATGGGTCTCAAGGGCAACAACGAACAGCAGCACTCTCACTGAAATTATCAGAAATACAACTTGTCATGGACCAGATAGACGATACCCCTGTTTTACTTTTAGATGATGTTTTATCGGAGCTTGATCAGCATCGGCAGCAGTATTTAATGCATACGTTAAACCACATACAAACCATTATTACATGTACGGGTATCGAAGATTATATTAAAAACCGAGTGCAGATTGGTAAACTTTATGAAGTCACAGATGGCCATGTAAGATTGTATACGTAA
- the dnaA gene encoding chromosomal replication initiator protein DnaA yields the protein MSHSVIENWDKVQALLRDESDISKISYKTFLENLQPVKVHDDTIIIKTDDEIGRDYIERKYSRSIIIAIREIVGQIYEIKFMLPNELEKENKDKKGSSKKSSTNNSTHNTTTNNSQYNNLNSRYTFDTFVVGNNNKLAHAASLAVAESPAEAYNPLFIYGGVGLGKTHLMHSIAHFILSENSRSKVLYVSSEKFTNELINSIREDKNEEFRQKYRNIDVLLVDDIQFIAGKERTQEEFFHTFNTLYEAKKQIIISSDRPPKEIETLEERLRSRFEWGLIADIQPPDYETRMAILQKRAELENLDLPDDVIQYVATNIKSNIRELEGAINKIIAYSTLVHKDLTKELAEDALKDLITPEKNKEITPEFILEIVAEHYNLNPMDIVSKKRPRDIAYPRQIVMYLSRTLTDLSLPKIGQILGKRDHTTIIHGYEKISKDITKDSALKNTIEILTKKITGK from the coding sequence ATGAGTCATTCCGTAATCGAAAATTGGGATAAGGTACAAGCTCTTCTAAGAGACGAATCTGATATCTCAAAAATATCCTATAAGACATTTCTTGAAAATTTGCAACCTGTTAAAGTACATGATGACACCATTATCATTAAAACAGATGATGAAATTGGACGGGACTACATTGAAAGAAAGTACAGCCGTTCCATTATCATCGCTATTCGAGAAATTGTAGGCCAAATATATGAAATAAAATTCATGTTACCTAACGAATTAGAGAAAGAAAACAAAGATAAAAAAGGGTCCTCAAAAAAAAGTTCTACTAATAATAGTACCCATAATACGACAACAAACAATAGTCAATATAATAACCTCAATTCCCGTTATACATTTGACACCTTTGTCGTAGGTAACAACAATAAGCTGGCTCATGCTGCTTCACTTGCCGTAGCAGAATCACCTGCCGAAGCTTATAACCCACTTTTTATATATGGAGGCGTAGGTCTTGGAAAAACTCACTTGATGCATTCCATTGCACATTTTATTCTATCGGAGAATAGCCGTTCCAAGGTATTATATGTATCGTCAGAGAAATTTACCAATGAGCTCATTAATTCAATTCGTGAAGATAAAAATGAAGAATTCCGCCAGAAATATCGAAATATAGACGTTTTATTAGTGGATGATATTCAATTTATTGCTGGAAAAGAACGTACACAGGAAGAATTCTTCCATACCTTTAATACACTGTATGAAGCCAAAAAACAAATAATCATCTCCAGTGATCGCCCACCAAAAGAAATTGAGACCTTAGAAGAACGTTTGCGTTCCAGGTTTGAATGGGGCTTAATCGCAGACATTCAGCCGCCAGATTATGAAACACGGATGGCCATCTTACAGAAAAGAGCCGAATTAGAAAACTTAGACCTACCCGATGATGTTATACAATATGTGGCCACCAACATAAAATCAAATATTCGAGAACTTGAAGGGGCTATTAATAAAATTATAGCTTATTCAACCTTAGTACATAAAGATTTAACGAAAGAATTAGCGGAAGATGCACTGAAAGATCTCATCACACCAGAAAAAAACAAAGAGATCACACCAGAATTTATATTAGAAATTGTAGCAGAGCATTACAACCTGAATCCAATGGATATCGTTTCCAAAAAAAGGCCTCGGGACATTGCTTATCCAAGACAGATTGTCATGTATTTATCCCGAACATTAACGGATCTTTCACTACCTAAGATAGGACAAATTCTGGGTAAACGAGACCATACAACCATCATACATGGTTATGAAAAGATCAGCAAAGATATTACAAAAGACAGTGCCTTAAAAAATACCATTGAGATTCTCACCAAGAAGATTACAGGAAAATAG
- the gyrB gene encoding DNA topoisomerase (ATP-hydrolyzing) subunit B produces MSNLSDYNESHIQVLEGLEAVRKRPGMYIGSTSARGLHHLVYEIVNNSVDEALAGRCDFIEVTIHPDNSVSVLDNGHGIPVGIHHQKGIPAVEVVFTILHAGGKFGGGSYKVSGGLHGVGASVVNALSEWLKVQVYTEGKIHEQNYKRGEVMHPLKVVGDIDKTGSYIHFKPDAEIFEELVFDFDTLKQRLQEMAFLTKGLKIKFVDLREEEEKKEVVFHYEGGIKEFVKYRNRNKDTLYDAIAYAEGEKDGVYVEVSFQHNESYVENIFTFVNNINTPEGGTHLSGFRTAFTKTLNDYARKNKFLKDNEKNLAGEDVREGITAVISIKIEDPQFEGQTKQKLGNSEARGAVDSIVSEQLTYFLEQNPSVARIILEKAVMASRARDAARKARDLTRRKSALESTSLPGKLADCSDKDPANCEIYIVEGDSAGGSAKSARSRQTQAILPLRGKIINVEKARLDKILSNKEIRAMITAFGTGISEDFDIEKLRYHKIIIMTDADVDGAHIRTLLLTFFYRYMPKLIEQGKVYIAQPPLYKVTKNKHSQYVYNDRALERLMEEIGRDGITLQRYKGLGEMDAEQLWDTTMDPERRILLKVDIEDAAGADEVFTTLMGDKVEPRREFIQSHAKQVRNLDI; encoded by the coding sequence ATGAGTAACTTATCGGATTATAATGAGAGTCATATACAGGTATTAGAAGGTCTTGAGGCCGTTCGAAAAAGACCAGGTATGTACATTGGTAGTACATCAGCCAGAGGTCTCCATCATTTGGTATATGAGATTGTCAACAATTCAGTGGATGAAGCATTAGCTGGTCGTTGTGATTTTATTGAGGTAACCATTCATCCGGATAATTCCGTATCTGTTTTAGATAATGGGCATGGTATTCCTGTTGGTATCCATCATCAGAAAGGTATTCCTGCTGTTGAAGTTGTTTTTACCATTCTACACGCAGGTGGTAAATTTGGTGGAGGCAGTTATAAGGTATCAGGAGGGCTTCACGGTGTAGGTGCATCGGTCGTTAATGCCTTATCCGAGTGGTTAAAAGTACAAGTGTACACCGAAGGAAAAATCCATGAGCAAAACTACAAAAGAGGAGAAGTCATGCATCCTCTAAAAGTTGTAGGTGATATAGATAAAACAGGATCGTATATTCATTTTAAGCCAGACGCTGAAATATTTGAAGAACTTGTCTTTGACTTTGATACCCTTAAACAGCGTTTACAGGAAATGGCGTTTTTAACAAAAGGACTCAAAATCAAATTTGTGGACCTGAGAGAAGAAGAAGAGAAGAAAGAAGTGGTTTTCCATTATGAAGGCGGTATCAAAGAGTTCGTGAAATACCGTAATCGTAATAAAGATACCCTTTATGATGCTATTGCCTATGCAGAAGGTGAAAAAGATGGTGTGTATGTGGAAGTTTCTTTCCAGCACAATGAATCCTATGTGGAGAATATCTTTACATTCGTTAATAACATCAATACGCCAGAAGGTGGTACCCATTTAAGTGGTTTTAGAACGGCCTTTACAAAAACATTGAATGATTATGCCAGAAAAAATAAATTTTTAAAAGACAACGAAAAAAACTTAGCTGGAGAAGATGTAAGAGAAGGTATAACAGCTGTTATCAGTATTAAGATTGAAGACCCTCAATTTGAAGGTCAGACAAAACAAAAGTTAGGTAACAGTGAAGCAAGAGGAGCAGTGGATTCCATTGTATCGGAACAGCTCACCTATTTCTTAGAGCAGAACCCTTCAGTGGCTAGGATTATATTAGAAAAAGCGGTTATGGCAAGCCGTGCAAGAGATGCAGCAAGAAAAGCAAGAGATTTAACCAGAAGAAAAAGTGCATTAGAAAGTACATCCTTACCAGGAAAATTAGCGGATTGTTCCGATAAAGACCCTGCTAATTGTGAAATCTATATCGTTGAGGGTGACTCTGCCGGTGGATCAGCCAAATCGGCTAGGTCCCGTCAGACACAAGCTATTTTACCTCTTCGTGGTAAAATTATTAATGTGGAAAAAGCCAGATTAGATAAAATACTAAGCAACAAAGAAATTCGAGCCATGATTACGGCTTTTGGTACAGGCATATCTGAGGATTTTGATATTGAAAAATTACGTTACCACAAAATCATTATCATGACCGACGCCGATGTAGACGGTGCTCATATTCGTACGCTATTGTTAACCTTCTTCTATCGTTACATGCCAAAGCTTATCGAACAAGGAAAAGTCTATATTGCACAGCCCCCACTCTACAAAGTCACGAAAAACAAACATTCACAATACGTGTACAACGATCGTGCCCTTGAACGATTAATGGAGGAAATTGGCCGAGACGGTATAACCCTTCAACGTTACAAAGGTCTTGGTGAGATGGATGCTGAACAATTATGGGATACAACCATGGACCCAGAAAGACGAATTTTACTAAAAGTTGATATAGAGGATGCAGCAGGTGCTGATGAAGTATTCACCACATTAATGGGCGATAAAGTAGAACCTCGGCGTGAATTTATACAATCACATGCTAAACAGGTTCGAAACTTAGATATATAG
- the dnaN gene encoding DNA polymerase III subunit beta gives MKLTCQKSDLLNGVNTVLKAVSTRTTLPILECILLQATTDGFKLISNDLELGIESNVQATIEETGTVALKARIFSEIVKKLPDNDVHITVDEKSYTTIKCEKSKFNISGQSGEEFLQLPNVPKENGILISQFKLREMIRQTIFSIALEEIRPILTGELIEFKDNELNMVSLDVHRVSIRKMDFESALQNMVVVVPGKTLSEISKILDADDEKDVQIYFSDKHILFELEDSIIVSRLLEGDFPKYEQFFSKDYDTLVKINKQELFMSIDRAALISRESKKNPIKMTIKDNSMIITSNTELGDVYEEIDIEKEGNPLEIAFNPKYFMDALKVIDDDYIHLQFTNPHSPCMILPEDGDDYKYLIVPIRIRA, from the coding sequence ATGAAATTAACATGTCAAAAAAGTGATTTATTAAATGGTGTAAATACCGTTCTAAAAGCAGTATCAACACGAACAACGTTACCTATTCTAGAATGTATCTTATTACAAGCAACCACTGATGGGTTTAAACTCATTAGTAATGATTTGGAACTTGGTATCGAAAGTAATGTACAAGCAACTATAGAGGAAACAGGAACAGTTGCATTAAAGGCTAGAATTTTTTCAGAGATTGTAAAGAAATTACCTGATAATGACGTGCACATAACAGTGGATGAAAAAAGCTACACCACCATTAAGTGTGAAAAATCTAAGTTCAATATATCCGGGCAATCAGGAGAAGAATTTCTTCAATTACCGAATGTACCAAAAGAGAATGGTATCCTCATCTCACAATTCAAACTGAGAGAGATGATACGCCAAACCATTTTTTCCATTGCACTTGAAGAAATCCGCCCTATCTTAACAGGCGAACTGATTGAATTCAAAGACAATGAGCTCAACATGGTATCCCTTGATGTTCATCGGGTTTCTATTCGAAAAATGGATTTCGAATCCGCCCTTCAAAACATGGTAGTGGTGGTTCCAGGAAAAACATTAAGTGAAATCAGTAAGATTCTTGATGCAGACGATGAAAAAGACGTACAGATTTACTTTTCAGACAAACACATTCTCTTTGAATTAGAAGACAGTATCATTGTATCAAGATTACTTGAAGGGGACTTCCCAAAATATGAACAATTTTTCTCCAAAGACTATGATACACTGGTAAAAATCAATAAACAAGAACTCTTCATGAGTATTGATCGAGCAGCGTTAATCTCTAGAGAAAGTAAGAAGAACCCTATAAAAATGACCATCAAAGATAATAGCATGATCATTACTTCCAATACAGAGCTTGGGGATGTTTATGAAGAAATTGATATTGAAAAAGAGGGAAACCCCTTGGAGATTGCCTTTAATCCCAAATATTTTATGGATGCTTTAAAAGTAATCGATGATGATTATATCCATTTACAATTTACCAATCCCCACAGTCCTTGTATGATTTTACCAGAAGATGGTGATGACTATAAATATCTCATAGTACCCATTAGAATCAGGGCTTAG
- a CDS encoding RNA-binding S4 domain-containing protein — protein MENIAIDTAYIKLGQLLKLAGIADSGVHAKILIMNEEVRVNGQVMTQRGKKIYPEDHVSVKGFGEIKVTK, from the coding sequence ATGGAAAATATTGCGATTGATACAGCATACATTAAACTTGGCCAATTATTAAAACTTGCTGGTATAGCCGATTCAGGTGTTCATGCAAAAATATTAATCATGAACGAAGAAGTTCGTGTCAATGGACAAGTCATGACCCAAAGAGGAAAAAAAATATACCCTGAAGACCACGTATCGGTGAAAGGTTTTGGCGAAATTAAGGTAACCAAATAG